One Spiroplasma endosymbiont of Dioctria linearis DNA segment encodes these proteins:
- a CDS encoding DnaJ domain-containing protein: MDDLFRLLWKIINFIFIVLLIDMLFSRKRRRGGPNQNNRNNKQSRYFDDETRDQGFDQSQSHTDFYQGESLINQAYQALGLQKGTPLKDVKKRYIELAKKYHPDKNPGNLEAQAEMTKINNAYDIIVEDFNKKKA, from the coding sequence ATGGATGATTTATTTAGATTACTTTGAAAAATAATTAATTTTATTTTCATCGTTCTACTTATTGATATGTTGTTTAGTAGAAAAAGACGAAGAGGCGGACCAAATCAAAATAATAGAAATAATAAGCAAAGTCGTTATTTTGATGATGAAACAAGGGATCAAGGCTTTGATCAATCACAATCCCATACTGATTTTTATCAAGGTGAATCTTTAATTAATCAGGCTTATCAAGCATTGGGTTTACAAAAAGGTACTCCATTAAAAGACGTTAAAAAAAGATATATTGAATTAGCCAAAAAGTATCACCCAGATAAAAATCCAGGTAATTTAGAAGCACAAGCTGAAATGACAAAAATTAATAATGCATATGATATCATCGTTGAAGATTTTAATAAGAAAAAAGCATAA